The sequence below is a genomic window from Nicotiana tomentosiformis chromosome 6, ASM39032v3, whole genome shotgun sequence.
TTTACTAGTCTAGTTTATCCTCCAATGAGCTATTAACCACACATCTTTGTTTAATATTGCAGAGTGAGAGACTGCACAAAGTCCTTGAATTCGTGAGCACCATACATGATCTATGTGCTGTTCTTGGCTTGGACTTCTTTAGTACTATCACTGAAGTTCACCCAAGCCTGAATGATTCTACTGGTGTACAATCTCAAAGTATAAGCAATGACACATTATCAAATCTGTCAAGAACCGTCTTAGCATTAATGGAAGATAAGAAGCAAAGACTGCAGAAGGTAAATGTCCTCACTGTTTTAAGTTGGTCCTTGCACTTGGCCCAGctcttcaaatcaagttagaatgtACAGTCAAGCAAACAGTCAATTCATTGGGCATATTTTGAAATTCCCAGAAGTATTTCAAATTGTGTTTTACAGTACTTGGATTCTTAAGTACTGGAGATTTTGTGTATACTGAACAAATGGAAATTGCTGGATATGGAGTCTGTTTGTCCATCCTCTGATCATGATAGGAAATTTTCTCCTCTGCATTGTTGTAATCACTATATAGTTCATTCAACTGCCCATGATGGTGCTTACCGATGTAGGAGGTGTTTTTCCATCAAGATGGAATTGAACTGGGACCTCCAGAAATGTCGAACCAATGGTTTCTCATGTCTAGATGATAAATATTTTGGTCAGCCTCCATTTCTTTGACATGTTCTCTCTTCTAACATCAATCCCCTCTTGCAGCTTCAAGAATTAGCAACTCAGCTGATTGACTTATGGAATTTGATGGATACACCTGAAGAAGAAAGAAGCTTGTTTGACCATGTTACCTGCAACATATCGGCTTCAGTTGATGAAGTGTCTATTCCTGGGGCTCTTGCTCTTGATCTGATTGAACAGGTATTAAGAGATGGTATGCATTTTAAAATTCATTTGTGCATTTACAATTGCTTGTTGGTAATTGTTATTAGCTTGTTATCGCCCAGGCTGAAGTGGAAGTTGAAAGACTTGATCAGCTAAAAGCTAGCAGGATGAAGGAGATTGCTTTCAAAAAGCAGGCAGTGCTTGAAGAGATTTTTGCTCATGCTCACATAGAGATTGACTCTGAGGCTGCTCGACAGAAGATTATGGCACTAATTGAATCAGGGAATATTGAGCCTGCTGAGTTACTCACAGACATGGACAACCAGATTGTAAAAGCGAATGAAGAGGCTCATAGCAGGAAAGAAATATTGGAAAAAGTTGAGAAATGGATGGCAGCTTGCGAAGAAGAGAGCTGGCTTGAAGACTACAACAGGGTAAGTTAATCTTGTCTCCTTATCTGTCTGTTATGAGATGAATCGAGCTTGCCATTAGTATGCTACCTCCAAAGTGGAAACACCACCTGCCCTTTTTCCTTTCTAAAACGTTGCTCTTTCTTAAATGTTTACATACTTTGCTTCCATATTTTCTTGGTCAAAATGATGCTAGGACGCCAGTAAATTGtattccctccgttccaattGTTATGATACTCTTTCCATTTTGGGACTTCCCACAATGTTTGACACCATTTTATTTCTCTACAATTTTCACAACTTTCAAGAATTTAAATTCATTAAACTATTCACTGTTTTTCAATCAGTAAACTATCAACCGTCTTACTTCGATTTTATTTTAATATGATGTTTTTCTCTGTTTCCAACCGCCACTTCAATATTTTTTCCATCATCAGTAATATATCATGTCAAATTAACATCTTAAATACCATTCCCAGTCAAACATTGTCACTAAaaatgaaatggagggagtaattGAAATAACAGGGGATCGATCTTGTATAGGTTCTCGCTGTTCGTGGGTTATTCTTTTTATACATATAGCTTCCAAAGAGATTAGGTCGAAGAAGCCGGTAAAGCATTCTTGACGAGAAAGTGAAAGGTTCTTGAAAGTGTTATGAAATTCTAGTTACTTACTATAACGAAATCTAAAGCATGAAAATGTTCTTGATTACTAAAACAGCTATCAAAATTTTAGGAGAAAAATAAGCGGTTGTGGGAGCAATAGTGAAAATGGGCTTATTGATTCAACTCATATGTGTGTCACAAGCTGAGCTGAGCTCATTTCTTGTTACAAGCAGAAAAATACAGAAATGAAGAGAAGAGACGAGAAAGGAAAAGAGCACCTAAGCGTGTTGTGGTGGCCTAGTGGCCAATGAAGTGGATTGAGAATCATGAGGTCTCAAGTTCAAATCCCCGTGGATAGAAAAAGccactaggtgatttctttctATCTGTCTAAGCCTTGGCTGACCGAGTTACCCGGTACCTGTGCTGGTAAGAACTAGCAGGTACTCCGTGGaatcagtgttttaaaaagcgacgaagcgatcgctttaagcgagaagcgaCGCGAAGCGATGGCTGCTCGCTTTTCCATGCCTGAGGCGACTCGACCACTCGAAGCGCTCGCTTCAGTCGAAAAAGCACGAAGCGACCTTGAAGCGAGAAGCGCAGAATCGCCCGCTTCTGTTCAGAGgggtcattttttttttttaaaaaaaagttggATCTTTTTTTATTATACAAAACAGACCCCTAAGACCAAAGTGAAAACCATTTCTCTCTTCTTCCCAAATCAATTGTTGTTGAGTTCTGCTAGGGTTCAAGTCGCCAGAGACCTCCTCCAATCCTCCaggtaatttttcttctttttttcttctttcttctttcttcttcttctcctttttttctttcttctttcttcttgttCCCGTCCAGGCATGGCAGgcgtgattttttttttcttcctttttttcttcttatttagtattttagcctttatttattAATTTGTATGTGTATTTCAATTTAtaaagttaattattattattatatatatatatatatatatattagtattttaacctttatttattaatttttatgtgTATTTCAATTTATAAagttaattttatatatatatatatatatatatatatatatatatatatatatatatatatatatgtatgtatatattatattatatattcaatttatttgattatgtttttttcttatatataaattgaactttttgattatttatattgtgtctttgcaaggtttacattatgttttttaagaattgcgcttcacttcaatgaagcgtgcgcttcgctttTTAAGCGAGGCGAGCCCCTGTCGCTTTTTTGCGCTTCTCGCTCTCAAAAACACtgcgtggaattagtcgaggtgcgtgcAAGCTGGCCCAGACACCACTTTTATatgagaaaaggaaaaaaaaagagaaaaggaaaaaggaGATAGGAAGAAGATTAGGGTTTCAATTCATTCAACATGATCCAAATGAGCTGTAGTTTGTACAATTTTTGCTGTAATCTTCCCCTATCAACCCTGACATCAGCAAAAGCCACCTCACCAACTTCCCGCAAATGCTAACTAACAAGGACCGAAATAAAACAAATTAAAACAAGCTCGGACTTAAGGTCCAATTAAAGACTTTACTGGTAAACTAAATGGGCAAATCTGATAATAATATAGCTTGCACGCCCTCCTTTTTTAATTGAATAAACCAACGGCCACGATATCTTCCTGAAGGTACAAGTCCCTTAAGCATAGCGATGGGTGATTGATTGTTAGCTGTAGAAGATAACCAACAATTGGCCCACAAACAGACACTTGTACTTCTGCCTGCATCTATACTATCTTAATAATTTAGAAGTGCTAATGAGCATGTTTTTATAGTTAAATAAGATTGTGGAACCTATGAGATTTTGGTGTTTGGTTAAAATATGTTTCGCATGCCTCTCTTTCATTGAATTAACTTAGAGGTGTCTATCTCTGgtatttaatattaaaatttcATCAATTATCGACTCGTGAAATAGGATCAGAACCGGTATAATGCAAGCAGAGGTGCACACTTAAATTTGAAGAGGGCCGAAAAGGCTCGGATATTGGTCAACAAAATTCCAGGTAATGCTAAATGGTATAAATACCATTGGTTCTTTGCTCTCCAGAGGAAGTCCAACAAAGATTCATCTGAAGATGTAATCCTTTAATTTGCTAATTGACTTTCGTCTATGTAGCTCTTGTGGACTCCTTGATTGCTAAAACAAGAGCATGGGAACAAGATCGCGACACCACGTTCACATATGACGGTGTTCCGCTGCTTGCCATGCTAGACGAATATATGATGCTCAGGCATGATagagaagaagagagaagaaGGTTGCGGGTAAGTGTAGTATCTTTTATGGGGTGTGATCAATTTGTTTGACGCCCTACTTGGTCAGGATAATGTATTTTTGACCTTTCACTGTTCCTGTGTTCCAAGTTCATATCCATAATTCTCACAATCCAAAGGCCTCACTAGTACATATGCTCTTTTGGTGTCGGGCAGGACCAGAAGAAGTTCCATGAGCAGATAAGCAAAGAACCAGAAACACCATTTGGATCAACACCAAGCCCTGCTCGACCACTTGGTACACAGAAGGTGGTGGGTCCACGAGCAAATGGGAGCGCCAATGGGTCAGCCAACAGAAGGCTGTCTCTTAATTCGCACCAAAATGGTTCCAGGTCAACAACTAAAGATGGGAAGAGAGACCACTCAAGAAAGGTGGCTCCTGTGAACAATTTTGCCATTTCAAAAGATGATGCAGCCTCTCACATTTCTGGAACTGAACGTATTCCCAGCACACCATAGTAACTACTGAATAAGAAACATAAATGTGATATCTTCGGTCGTCATTAGTTCTCCAGTTCATGTAGCAGGATAAACATTTTGATGCGCAGTCATGTAGCCGAGA
It includes:
- the LOC104110962 gene encoding 65-kDa microtubule-associated protein 1-like, producing MAEVDAENPVLVLGETTCGSLLQQLQQIWDEVGQTDDEWHEMLLQIDRECLDVYKRKVDQAVKSRAHLLEALADAKIELCRLLAALGEKTYAGIPEKASGSIKEQLAAIAPALENLWKQKEDRVKEFFNVQAQIEKISSEIAGISEHVENPKVDESDLSLKKLDEFQAQLQELQKEKSERLHKVLEFVSTIHDLCAVLGLDFFSTITEVHPSLNDSTGVQSQSISNDTLSNLSRTVLALMEDKKQRLQKLQELATQLIDLWNLMDTPEEERSLFDHVTCNISASVDEVSIPGALALDLIEQAEVEVERLDQLKASRMKEIAFKKQAVLEEIFAHAHIEIDSEAARQKIMALIESGNIEPAELLTDMDNQIVKANEEAHSRKEILEKVEKWMAACEEESWLEDYNRDQNRYNASRGAHLNLKRAEKARILVNKIPALVDSLIAKTRAWEQDRDTTFTYDGVPLLAMLDEYMMLRHDREEERRRLRDQKKFHEQISKEPETPFGSTPSPARPLGTQKVVGPRANGSANGSANRRLSLNSHQNGSRSTTKDGKRDHSRKVAPVNNFAISKDDAASHISGTERIPSTP